The following proteins are encoded in a genomic region of Cygnus olor isolate bCygOlo1 chromosome 11, bCygOlo1.pri.v2, whole genome shotgun sequence:
- the LOC121076332 gene encoding protein PML-like isoform X1: protein MRMLRRRGRRELPALPGPHVMWLLTAPHRKALGWPAPWHRALLPPSLLPPPAPPPPPPPAARRNESGSPRPGPPPATLMPGSPEAPRPSGTPDAGPAAPTEPPALMEPAPPQPPEEDFQFVLCEGCQQESPSLKLLTCLHTLCLGCLSENKPVGQCPVCQAAIPQANGIPDVDNVLFASLQARLRVYRRIVGGVLSCSRCRREPAAVWCSECEEFLCPGCFEDHQWFFKKRSHEARKVEELRAESAHRFLEGTKKSCTLFCSSPGHTEQGHITSIYCKKCEKPLCCSCALLDTQHSPFYCDIRAEIQRRQEELAAAGRELARRRGGFEASRAALQEEAARLEAASGETRELIRQRVEQLVRLVRREEDELLGLVERRQEQGRRELAGELRRVEGVLRRMEAGERLVEKMRLYATEQEVMDMQPFVKEALRELQRLRPAAAGGRAQHGDFAECRARLQALAECVEGRAGTSSQAVPVVEVALENDQQEEPTQRGSPGIVPTFTISLGDMRVSTLPPATVRSKRWWPQVERGSQVSPKVLKLEHNTTAASSEPSSTQDGRGEPSTSTTSHNRSSVPKAGRSRTDDAELQPRPVPPAEDTSIIICSSEDSEEDTVVSVTPDLPPC from the exons ATGAGGATGCTGCGGCGGCGAGGAAGGAGGGAGCTCCCGGCGCTTCCTGGTCCGCACGTCATGTGGCTGCTGACGGCACCGCACCGAAAGGCTCTTGGCTGG cccgccCCTTGGCACCGCGCCCTCCTCCCGccatccctccttcctcccccagctcctcctcctcctcctcccccggcTGCCCGGAGAAACGAAAGTGGGAGCCCTCGgccaggccccccccccgccaccctcATGCCCGGCAGCCCCGAAGCCCCCCGGCCCTCCGGGACCCCCGACG ccggccccgctgcccccacaGAGCCGCCTGCCCTCATGGAGCCAGCACCCCCCCAGCCGCCGGAGGAGGATTTCCAGTTCGTCCTCTGCGAGGGCTGCCAGCAGGAATCGCCCAGCCTCAAGCTCCTCACCTGCCTGCACACCCTGTGCCTGGGCTGCCTGAGCGAGAACAAGCCCGTGGGGCAGTGCCCCGTGTGCCAGGCGGCCATCCCGCAGGCCAACGGCATCCCCGACGTGGACAACGTGCTCTTCGCCAGCCTGCAGGCCAGGCTCCGCGTCTACCGCAGGATCGTCGgcggggtgctgagctgcagccgCTGCCGGAGGGAGCCGGCGGCCGTCTGGTGCTCCGAGTGCGAGGAGTTCCTGTGCCCGGGCTGCTTTGAGGACCACCAGTGGTTCTTCAAGAAGAGGAGCCATGAGGCCAGGAAAGTGGAGGAGCTGCGGGCCGAGTCGGCGCATCGCTTCCTGGAGGGCACCAAGAAGTCCTGCACCCTCTTCTGCTCCAGTCCCGGCCACACCGAGCAGGGCCACATCACCAG CATCTACTGCAAGAAATGTGAGAAGCCGCTGTGCTGCTCATGCGCCCTGCTGGACACCCAGCACTCGCCTTTCTACTGCGACATCCGCGCCGAGATCCAGCGGCGGCAGGAGGAGCTGGCGGCCGCCGGCCGGGAGCTGGCGCGCCGGCGGGGCGGCTTCGAGGCGTCGCGCGCGGCGCTGCAGGAGGAGGCCGCCCGGCTGGAGGCGGCGAGCGGCGAGACGCGGGAGCTGATCCGGCAGCGCGTGGAGCAGCTGGTGCGGCTGGTGCGGCGCGAGGAGGacgagctgctggggctggtggagcGGCGGCAGGAGCAGGGCCGGCGGGAGCTGGCGGGGGAGCTGCGGCGCGTGGAGGGCGTGCTGCGGCGGATGGAGGCGGGCGAGCGGCTGGTGGAGAAGATGAGGCTGTACGCCACGGAGCAGGAGGTGATGGACATGCAGCCCTTCGTCAAGGAGGCGCTGCGGGAGCTGCAGCGGctgcggccggcggcggccgggggccgAGCGCAGCACGGGGACTTCGCCGAGTGCCGCGCCAGGCTGCAGGCGCTGGCCGAGTGCGTCGAGGGGCGCGCAG GTACCTCTTCCCAGGCTGTCCCCGTGGTCGAGGTGGCCCTGGAGAATGACCAG CAAGAGGAGCCCACCCAGCGTGGGAGCCCAGGCATCGTGCCCACCTTCACCATCAGCCTCGGGGACATGCGGGTGAGCACG ctcccccctGCCACCGTGCGGTCCAAGCGGTGGTGGCCCCAGGTGGAAAGGGGCAGCCAGGTGTCACCCAAGGTGCTGAAGCTGGAGCACAACACCACGGCGGCCTCCAGTGAGCCCAGTTCAACCCAGGACGGCAGAGGGGAGCCCAGCACCTCCACAACCAGCCACAACCGCAGCAGCGTCCCCAAGGCTGGCAGGAGCCGCACTGATGATgcag
- the LOC121076332 gene encoding protein PML-like isoform X3, with protein MPGSPEAPRPSGTPDAGPAAPTEPPALMEPAPPQPPEEDFQFVLCEGCQQESPSLKLLTCLHTLCLGCLSENKPVGQCPVCQAAIPQANGIPDVDNVLFASLQARLRVYRRIVGGVLSCSRCRREPAAVWCSECEEFLCPGCFEDHQWFFKKRSHEARKVEELRAESAHRFLEGTKKSCTLFCSSPGHTEQGHITSIYCKKCEKPLCCSCALLDTQHSPFYCDIRAEIQRRQEELAAAGRELARRRGGFEASRAALQEEAARLEAASGETRELIRQRVEQLVRLVRREEDELLGLVERRQEQGRRELAGELRRVEGVLRRMEAGERLVEKMRLYATEQEVMDMQPFVKEALRELQRLRPAAAGGRAQHGDFAECRARLQALAECVEGRAGTSSQAVPVVEVALENDQQEEPTQRGSPGIVPTFTISLGDMRVSTLPPATVRSKRWWPQVERGSQVSPKVLKLEHNTTAASSEPSSTQDGRGEPSTSTTSHNRSSVPKAGRSRTDDAELQPRPVPPAEDTSIIICSSEDSEEDTVVSVTPDLPPC; from the exons ATGCCCGGCAGCCCCGAAGCCCCCCGGCCCTCCGGGACCCCCGACG ccggccccgctgcccccacaGAGCCGCCTGCCCTCATGGAGCCAGCACCCCCCCAGCCGCCGGAGGAGGATTTCCAGTTCGTCCTCTGCGAGGGCTGCCAGCAGGAATCGCCCAGCCTCAAGCTCCTCACCTGCCTGCACACCCTGTGCCTGGGCTGCCTGAGCGAGAACAAGCCCGTGGGGCAGTGCCCCGTGTGCCAGGCGGCCATCCCGCAGGCCAACGGCATCCCCGACGTGGACAACGTGCTCTTCGCCAGCCTGCAGGCCAGGCTCCGCGTCTACCGCAGGATCGTCGgcggggtgctgagctgcagccgCTGCCGGAGGGAGCCGGCGGCCGTCTGGTGCTCCGAGTGCGAGGAGTTCCTGTGCCCGGGCTGCTTTGAGGACCACCAGTGGTTCTTCAAGAAGAGGAGCCATGAGGCCAGGAAAGTGGAGGAGCTGCGGGCCGAGTCGGCGCATCGCTTCCTGGAGGGCACCAAGAAGTCCTGCACCCTCTTCTGCTCCAGTCCCGGCCACACCGAGCAGGGCCACATCACCAG CATCTACTGCAAGAAATGTGAGAAGCCGCTGTGCTGCTCATGCGCCCTGCTGGACACCCAGCACTCGCCTTTCTACTGCGACATCCGCGCCGAGATCCAGCGGCGGCAGGAGGAGCTGGCGGCCGCCGGCCGGGAGCTGGCGCGCCGGCGGGGCGGCTTCGAGGCGTCGCGCGCGGCGCTGCAGGAGGAGGCCGCCCGGCTGGAGGCGGCGAGCGGCGAGACGCGGGAGCTGATCCGGCAGCGCGTGGAGCAGCTGGTGCGGCTGGTGCGGCGCGAGGAGGacgagctgctggggctggtggagcGGCGGCAGGAGCAGGGCCGGCGGGAGCTGGCGGGGGAGCTGCGGCGCGTGGAGGGCGTGCTGCGGCGGATGGAGGCGGGCGAGCGGCTGGTGGAGAAGATGAGGCTGTACGCCACGGAGCAGGAGGTGATGGACATGCAGCCCTTCGTCAAGGAGGCGCTGCGGGAGCTGCAGCGGctgcggccggcggcggccgggggccgAGCGCAGCACGGGGACTTCGCCGAGTGCCGCGCCAGGCTGCAGGCGCTGGCCGAGTGCGTCGAGGGGCGCGCAG GTACCTCTTCCCAGGCTGTCCCCGTGGTCGAGGTGGCCCTGGAGAATGACCAG CAAGAGGAGCCCACCCAGCGTGGGAGCCCAGGCATCGTGCCCACCTTCACCATCAGCCTCGGGGACATGCGGGTGAGCACG ctcccccctGCCACCGTGCGGTCCAAGCGGTGGTGGCCCCAGGTGGAAAGGGGCAGCCAGGTGTCACCCAAGGTGCTGAAGCTGGAGCACAACACCACGGCGGCCTCCAGTGAGCCCAGTTCAACCCAGGACGGCAGAGGGGAGCCCAGCACCTCCACAACCAGCCACAACCGCAGCAGCGTCCCCAAGGCTGGCAGGAGCCGCACTGATGATgcag
- the LOC121076332 gene encoding protein PML-like isoform X2: MRMLRRRGRRELPALPGPHVMWLLTAPHRKALGWPAPWHRALLPPSLLPPPAPPPPPPPAARRNESGSPRPGPPPATLMPGSPEAPRPSGTPDAGPAAPTEPPALMEPAPPQPPEEDFQFVLCEGCQQESPSLKLLTCLHTLCLGCLSENKPVGQCPVCQAAIPQANGIPDVDNVLFASLQARLRVYRRIVGGVLSCSRCRREPAAVWCSECEEFLCPGCFEDHQWFFKKRSHEARKVEELRAESAHRFLEGTKKSCTLFCSSPGHTEQGHITSIYCKKCEKPLCCSCALLDTQHSPFYCDIRAEIQRRQEELAAAGRELARRRGGFEASRAALQEEAARLEAASGETRELIRQRVEQLVRLVRREEDELLGLVERRQEQGRRELAGELRRVEGVLRRMEAGERLVEKMRLYATEQEVMDMQPFVKEALRELQRLRPAAAGGRAQHGDFAECRARLQALAECVEGRAGTSSQAVPVVEVALENDQQEEPTQRGSPGIVPTFTISLGDMRVSTLPPATVRSKRWWPQVERGSQVSPKVLKLEHNTTAASSEPSSTQDGRGEPSTSTTSHNRSSVPKAGRSRTDDAEDTSIIICSSEDSEEDTVVSVTPDLPPC, encoded by the exons ATGAGGATGCTGCGGCGGCGAGGAAGGAGGGAGCTCCCGGCGCTTCCTGGTCCGCACGTCATGTGGCTGCTGACGGCACCGCACCGAAAGGCTCTTGGCTGG cccgccCCTTGGCACCGCGCCCTCCTCCCGccatccctccttcctcccccagctcctcctcctcctcctcccccggcTGCCCGGAGAAACGAAAGTGGGAGCCCTCGgccaggccccccccccgccaccctcATGCCCGGCAGCCCCGAAGCCCCCCGGCCCTCCGGGACCCCCGACG ccggccccgctgcccccacaGAGCCGCCTGCCCTCATGGAGCCAGCACCCCCCCAGCCGCCGGAGGAGGATTTCCAGTTCGTCCTCTGCGAGGGCTGCCAGCAGGAATCGCCCAGCCTCAAGCTCCTCACCTGCCTGCACACCCTGTGCCTGGGCTGCCTGAGCGAGAACAAGCCCGTGGGGCAGTGCCCCGTGTGCCAGGCGGCCATCCCGCAGGCCAACGGCATCCCCGACGTGGACAACGTGCTCTTCGCCAGCCTGCAGGCCAGGCTCCGCGTCTACCGCAGGATCGTCGgcggggtgctgagctgcagccgCTGCCGGAGGGAGCCGGCGGCCGTCTGGTGCTCCGAGTGCGAGGAGTTCCTGTGCCCGGGCTGCTTTGAGGACCACCAGTGGTTCTTCAAGAAGAGGAGCCATGAGGCCAGGAAAGTGGAGGAGCTGCGGGCCGAGTCGGCGCATCGCTTCCTGGAGGGCACCAAGAAGTCCTGCACCCTCTTCTGCTCCAGTCCCGGCCACACCGAGCAGGGCCACATCACCAG CATCTACTGCAAGAAATGTGAGAAGCCGCTGTGCTGCTCATGCGCCCTGCTGGACACCCAGCACTCGCCTTTCTACTGCGACATCCGCGCCGAGATCCAGCGGCGGCAGGAGGAGCTGGCGGCCGCCGGCCGGGAGCTGGCGCGCCGGCGGGGCGGCTTCGAGGCGTCGCGCGCGGCGCTGCAGGAGGAGGCCGCCCGGCTGGAGGCGGCGAGCGGCGAGACGCGGGAGCTGATCCGGCAGCGCGTGGAGCAGCTGGTGCGGCTGGTGCGGCGCGAGGAGGacgagctgctggggctggtggagcGGCGGCAGGAGCAGGGCCGGCGGGAGCTGGCGGGGGAGCTGCGGCGCGTGGAGGGCGTGCTGCGGCGGATGGAGGCGGGCGAGCGGCTGGTGGAGAAGATGAGGCTGTACGCCACGGAGCAGGAGGTGATGGACATGCAGCCCTTCGTCAAGGAGGCGCTGCGGGAGCTGCAGCGGctgcggccggcggcggccgggggccgAGCGCAGCACGGGGACTTCGCCGAGTGCCGCGCCAGGCTGCAGGCGCTGGCCGAGTGCGTCGAGGGGCGCGCAG GTACCTCTTCCCAGGCTGTCCCCGTGGTCGAGGTGGCCCTGGAGAATGACCAG CAAGAGGAGCCCACCCAGCGTGGGAGCCCAGGCATCGTGCCCACCTTCACCATCAGCCTCGGGGACATGCGGGTGAGCACG ctcccccctGCCACCGTGCGGTCCAAGCGGTGGTGGCCCCAGGTGGAAAGGGGCAGCCAGGTGTCACCCAAGGTGCTGAAGCTGGAGCACAACACCACGGCGGCCTCCAGTGAGCCCAGTTCAACCCAGGACGGCAGAGGGGAGCCCAGCACCTCCACAACCAGCCACAACCGCAGCAGCGTCCCCAAGGCTGGCAGGAGCCGCACTGATGATgcag